From the genome of Vicia villosa cultivar HV-30 ecotype Madison, WI linkage group LG2, Vvil1.0, whole genome shotgun sequence, one region includes:
- the LOC131651952 gene encoding glutamate receptor 3.6-like isoform X2: protein MVKVWLLALMILYNGFSLSVFGIHNSTRPEFVHIGALFSFNTSVGKIIKIAIESAVEDVNSDPNILGETKLKLSLQEDSKYRGFLSIAEVLQVMARHNVAIIGPHSSVTAHVITHIANELQVPLLSFSALDPTLSSLQFPFFIRTCHSDLFQMAAIADLVDYYGWKEVIAVYIDDDNGRNGIVALGDKLAERRCRISYKAPVSPEATPEEITNVLVQVALAESRIIVVHANTLWGPKVFSVAKNLGMMGTGYVWIATAFLSAILDISSPLSSDKMDEIQGVLTTRVYTPDSELKRRFASKWKNLTRGNTANGPLGLSFLSLYAYDTIYALAHALDAFFKQGNKITFTNDSKLLSLHGDSLNLEALNVFNEGNLLRKNFYGVNMTGVTGLFKYAPDGNLVNPAYEIINVIGTGSRRIGYWSNHSGLSAVPPETNHSKPGNDFRESKKLLPVIWPGDIYQKPRGWVFPNNGRLLRIGVPKRVSYRQFLSQVPGTDTFQGFCIDVFLSAVNLLPYAVPYKFIPYGDGKTNPSNTELVRLITTGEFDGAVGDIAITTERTKMVDFTQPYVESGLVVVAPVRGSETSALAFLAPFTPRMWFVTALFFIIVGTVVWILEHRVNDEFRGPPRKQLITICWFSFSTMFFSHRENTVSTLGRCVLLIWLFVVLIITSSYTASLTSILTVQQLSSPIKGIESLVNMKEPIGYSQGSFAKDYLIQEIGIDESRLVPLTTPEQVTRALTKGPQDGGVAAYIDQRAYIDIFLSSRCQFTVVGQEFTRNGWGFAFPRDSPLAVDLSTAILQMVDNGDLQRIHDKWLLSRACLTQGAKLEVERLKLKSFWGLYVICGSACLLALLIYFIQIIRQYYKHHSEEHHDSPDQNSGSGSTCLKSFLTFVDEKEETVKNRSKRKKMERISYRSSEGGSISINSNKDYVAQSSSCIADSVSNGGSEQVFIKVV, encoded by the exons ATGGTTAAAGTTTGGTTATTGGCTCTAATGATTCTCTACAATGGCTTCTCTTTAAGTGTGTTTGGTATTCATAATTCAACAAGACCTGAATTTGTACATATTGGAGCTCTCTTCTCTTTCAATACTAGTGTTGGTAAGATTATCAAAATCGCGATTGAATCGGCTGTTGAAGATGTAAATTCAGATCCAAATATTCTCGGCGAGACCAAGTTGAAGCTCTCTCTTCAAGAAGATTCTAAATATAGAGGCTTTCTTAGCATTGCTGAGG TTTTGCAGGTCATGGCTAGACACAATGTGGCAATAATTGGTCCTCATAGTTCTGTAACAGCTCATGTCATAACTCATATTGCGAACGAGCTTCAAGTTCCTCTTCTCTCATTTTCAGCTTTAGACCCTACGCTTTCTTCGCTTCAATTTCCATTCTTTATTAGAACATGTCACAGTGATCTTTTTCAAATGGCGGCAATAGCAGACCTTGTTGATTACTATGGATGGAAAGAAGTCATTGCTGTGTATATAGATGATGACAATGGAAGGAACGGAATCGTTGCATTAGGCGATAAGCTTGCTGAGAGACGCTGCAGGATCTCATATAAAGCACCTGTGAGCCCCGAAGCAACTCCGGAGGAGATTACGAATGTGCTTGTTCAGGTGGCTCTTGCAGAATCAAGAATTATTGTTGTTCATGCTAACACTCTTTGGGGTCCGAAAGTGTTTAGTGTTGCAAAGAATCTTGGAATGATGGGAACTGGTTATGTATGGATAGCCACTGCTTTTCTTTCAGCTATTCTTGATATAAGTAGTCCTTTATCTTCTGATAAAATGGATGAAATCCAAGGAGTGTTGACAACGCGCGTGTACACGCCGGATTCGGAGCTTAAAAGAAGGTTTGCTTCGAAATGGAAAAACTTGACTCGCGGAAATACTGCTAATGGCCCTCTTGGACTTAGTTTTTTGTCTCTCTATGCATATGATACTATTTATGCTCTTGCTCATGCACTTGATGCATTTTTCAAGCAAGGGAACAAAATCACCTTCACAAATGATTCAAAACTACTTTCACTGCATGGTGACAGCTTGAATCTCGAAGCGTTGAACGTCTTCAATGAAGGAAACTTGTTACGTAAAAACTTTTATGGGGTTAACATGACAGGTGTGACAGGCTTGTTCAAATATGCACCTGATGGAAACCTTGTTAATCCCGCATATGAAATCATCAATGTGATTGGAACCGGGTCACGGAGGATTGGTTATTGGTCTAATCATTCTGGATTATCGGCCGTTCCTCCAGAAACAAATCATTCCAAACCGGGCAACGATTTCAGGGAAAGCAAAAAGCTACTCCCTGTGATTTGGCCTGGCGACATATACCAGAAGCCTCGCGGTTGGGTTTTTCCGAACAACGGAAGGCTATTAAGAATTGGAGTACCGAAACGCGTTAGTTACCGCCAATTTTTGTCACAAGTACCAGGCACTGATACATTTCAAGGATTCTGCATTGATGTGTTTCTCTCTGCAGTTAACCTCTTGCCTTATGCTGTCCCTTATAAGTTCATTCCATATGGGGATGGCAAGACCAATCCTAGCAACACCGAGCTTGTCCGTTTAATAACAACCGGT GAATTCGACGGTGCCGTAGGTGACATTGCAATTACCACAGAAAGAACAAAAATGGTGGATTTTACTCAGCCATACGTCGAGTCTGGTTTAGTGGTAGTAGCACCTGTTAGGGGGTCTGAAACAAGTGCTTTGGCCTTTTTGGCTCCATTTACACCAAGAATGTGGTTTGTCACTGCATTGTTTTTCATAATAGTTGGAACTGTTGTTTGGATTTTGGAGCATAGGGTGAATGATGAATTTAGAGGACCACCCAGAAAACAATTGATTACTATTTGTTG GTTTAGCTTTTCAACAATGTTCTTTTCACATA GGGAAAATACAGTGAGCACGCTCGGTCGTTGCGTGCTACTTATATGGTTATTTGTAGTTCTCATAATTACTTCAAGTTACACAGCAAGTCTAACATCAATCCTCACTGTACAACAACTTTCTTCACCAATTAAGGGCATTGAAAGTTTAGTAAATATGAAAGAACCAATTGGTTACAGTCAAGGCTCATTTGCTAAAGATTATTTAATCCAAGAAATCGGTATTGATGAGTCTAGGCTTGTTCCTTTAACAACACCAGAACAAGTTACTAGAGCACTGACAAAAGGTCCTCAAGATGGTGGTGTTGCTGCTTATATCGATCAACGTGCCTATATCGATATATTCCTTTCAAGCCGATGTCAGTTTACTGTTGTAGGTCAAGAGTTCACCCGAAACGGTTGGGGATTT GCCTTTCCAAGAGACTCGCCATTAGCAGTTGACCTATCAACCGCCATTTTGCAAATGGTAGACAATGGAGACTTACAAAGAATCCATGACAAGTGGCTTTTGAGTAGAGCTTGTTTAACACAAGGTGCAAAGCTTGAAGTTGAAAGGCTCAAGCTAAAAAGCTTTTGGGGCCTCTATGTAATATGTGGATCAGCTTGTTTGCTTGCTCTACTCATATATTTCATACAGATAATAAGACAGTACTACAAGCACCACTCAGAAGAACATCATGATTCTCCTGACCAAAACTCTGGCTCGGGATCGACGTGTTTGAAGAGTTTCCTCACCTTTGTAGATGAAAAAGAAGAGACTGTTAAAAACCGTTcgaagagaaagaaaatggagAGAATCTCGTATAGAAGTAGTGAGGGAGGATCAATCTCCATCAATTCTAATAAAGATTATGTTGCTCAGTCTTCTTCATGCATAGCTGATTCTGTTTCTAATGGTGGAAGTGAACAAGTATTTATCAAAGTAGTGTAA
- the LOC131651952 gene encoding glutamate receptor 3.6-like isoform X1, which produces MLLSLWLFLYRQLIIHPTMVKVWLLALMILYNGFSLSVFGIHNSTRPEFVHIGALFSFNTSVGKIIKIAIESAVEDVNSDPNILGETKLKLSLQEDSKYRGFLSIAEVLQVMARHNVAIIGPHSSVTAHVITHIANELQVPLLSFSALDPTLSSLQFPFFIRTCHSDLFQMAAIADLVDYYGWKEVIAVYIDDDNGRNGIVALGDKLAERRCRISYKAPVSPEATPEEITNVLVQVALAESRIIVVHANTLWGPKVFSVAKNLGMMGTGYVWIATAFLSAILDISSPLSSDKMDEIQGVLTTRVYTPDSELKRRFASKWKNLTRGNTANGPLGLSFLSLYAYDTIYALAHALDAFFKQGNKITFTNDSKLLSLHGDSLNLEALNVFNEGNLLRKNFYGVNMTGVTGLFKYAPDGNLVNPAYEIINVIGTGSRRIGYWSNHSGLSAVPPETNHSKPGNDFRESKKLLPVIWPGDIYQKPRGWVFPNNGRLLRIGVPKRVSYRQFLSQVPGTDTFQGFCIDVFLSAVNLLPYAVPYKFIPYGDGKTNPSNTELVRLITTGEFDGAVGDIAITTERTKMVDFTQPYVESGLVVVAPVRGSETSALAFLAPFTPRMWFVTALFFIIVGTVVWILEHRVNDEFRGPPRKQLITICWFSFSTMFFSHRENTVSTLGRCVLLIWLFVVLIITSSYTASLTSILTVQQLSSPIKGIESLVNMKEPIGYSQGSFAKDYLIQEIGIDESRLVPLTTPEQVTRALTKGPQDGGVAAYIDQRAYIDIFLSSRCQFTVVGQEFTRNGWGFAFPRDSPLAVDLSTAILQMVDNGDLQRIHDKWLLSRACLTQGAKLEVERLKLKSFWGLYVICGSACLLALLIYFIQIIRQYYKHHSEEHHDSPDQNSGSGSTCLKSFLTFVDEKEETVKNRSKRKKMERISYRSSEGGSISINSNKDYVAQSSSCIADSVSNGGSEQVFIKVV; this is translated from the exons ATGTTGCTGTCTTTATGGCTATTTTTATATAGGCAACTCATTATTCATCCCACAATGGTTAAAGTTTGGTTATTGGCTCTAATGATTCTCTACAATGGCTTCTCTTTAAGTGTGTTTGGTATTCATAATTCAACAAGACCTGAATTTGTACATATTGGAGCTCTCTTCTCTTTCAATACTAGTGTTGGTAAGATTATCAAAATCGCGATTGAATCGGCTGTTGAAGATGTAAATTCAGATCCAAATATTCTCGGCGAGACCAAGTTGAAGCTCTCTCTTCAAGAAGATTCTAAATATAGAGGCTTTCTTAGCATTGCTGAGG TTTTGCAGGTCATGGCTAGACACAATGTGGCAATAATTGGTCCTCATAGTTCTGTAACAGCTCATGTCATAACTCATATTGCGAACGAGCTTCAAGTTCCTCTTCTCTCATTTTCAGCTTTAGACCCTACGCTTTCTTCGCTTCAATTTCCATTCTTTATTAGAACATGTCACAGTGATCTTTTTCAAATGGCGGCAATAGCAGACCTTGTTGATTACTATGGATGGAAAGAAGTCATTGCTGTGTATATAGATGATGACAATGGAAGGAACGGAATCGTTGCATTAGGCGATAAGCTTGCTGAGAGACGCTGCAGGATCTCATATAAAGCACCTGTGAGCCCCGAAGCAACTCCGGAGGAGATTACGAATGTGCTTGTTCAGGTGGCTCTTGCAGAATCAAGAATTATTGTTGTTCATGCTAACACTCTTTGGGGTCCGAAAGTGTTTAGTGTTGCAAAGAATCTTGGAATGATGGGAACTGGTTATGTATGGATAGCCACTGCTTTTCTTTCAGCTATTCTTGATATAAGTAGTCCTTTATCTTCTGATAAAATGGATGAAATCCAAGGAGTGTTGACAACGCGCGTGTACACGCCGGATTCGGAGCTTAAAAGAAGGTTTGCTTCGAAATGGAAAAACTTGACTCGCGGAAATACTGCTAATGGCCCTCTTGGACTTAGTTTTTTGTCTCTCTATGCATATGATACTATTTATGCTCTTGCTCATGCACTTGATGCATTTTTCAAGCAAGGGAACAAAATCACCTTCACAAATGATTCAAAACTACTTTCACTGCATGGTGACAGCTTGAATCTCGAAGCGTTGAACGTCTTCAATGAAGGAAACTTGTTACGTAAAAACTTTTATGGGGTTAACATGACAGGTGTGACAGGCTTGTTCAAATATGCACCTGATGGAAACCTTGTTAATCCCGCATATGAAATCATCAATGTGATTGGAACCGGGTCACGGAGGATTGGTTATTGGTCTAATCATTCTGGATTATCGGCCGTTCCTCCAGAAACAAATCATTCCAAACCGGGCAACGATTTCAGGGAAAGCAAAAAGCTACTCCCTGTGATTTGGCCTGGCGACATATACCAGAAGCCTCGCGGTTGGGTTTTTCCGAACAACGGAAGGCTATTAAGAATTGGAGTACCGAAACGCGTTAGTTACCGCCAATTTTTGTCACAAGTACCAGGCACTGATACATTTCAAGGATTCTGCATTGATGTGTTTCTCTCTGCAGTTAACCTCTTGCCTTATGCTGTCCCTTATAAGTTCATTCCATATGGGGATGGCAAGACCAATCCTAGCAACACCGAGCTTGTCCGTTTAATAACAACCGGT GAATTCGACGGTGCCGTAGGTGACATTGCAATTACCACAGAAAGAACAAAAATGGTGGATTTTACTCAGCCATACGTCGAGTCTGGTTTAGTGGTAGTAGCACCTGTTAGGGGGTCTGAAACAAGTGCTTTGGCCTTTTTGGCTCCATTTACACCAAGAATGTGGTTTGTCACTGCATTGTTTTTCATAATAGTTGGAACTGTTGTTTGGATTTTGGAGCATAGGGTGAATGATGAATTTAGAGGACCACCCAGAAAACAATTGATTACTATTTGTTG GTTTAGCTTTTCAACAATGTTCTTTTCACATA GGGAAAATACAGTGAGCACGCTCGGTCGTTGCGTGCTACTTATATGGTTATTTGTAGTTCTCATAATTACTTCAAGTTACACAGCAAGTCTAACATCAATCCTCACTGTACAACAACTTTCTTCACCAATTAAGGGCATTGAAAGTTTAGTAAATATGAAAGAACCAATTGGTTACAGTCAAGGCTCATTTGCTAAAGATTATTTAATCCAAGAAATCGGTATTGATGAGTCTAGGCTTGTTCCTTTAACAACACCAGAACAAGTTACTAGAGCACTGACAAAAGGTCCTCAAGATGGTGGTGTTGCTGCTTATATCGATCAACGTGCCTATATCGATATATTCCTTTCAAGCCGATGTCAGTTTACTGTTGTAGGTCAAGAGTTCACCCGAAACGGTTGGGGATTT GCCTTTCCAAGAGACTCGCCATTAGCAGTTGACCTATCAACCGCCATTTTGCAAATGGTAGACAATGGAGACTTACAAAGAATCCATGACAAGTGGCTTTTGAGTAGAGCTTGTTTAACACAAGGTGCAAAGCTTGAAGTTGAAAGGCTCAAGCTAAAAAGCTTTTGGGGCCTCTATGTAATATGTGGATCAGCTTGTTTGCTTGCTCTACTCATATATTTCATACAGATAATAAGACAGTACTACAAGCACCACTCAGAAGAACATCATGATTCTCCTGACCAAAACTCTGGCTCGGGATCGACGTGTTTGAAGAGTTTCCTCACCTTTGTAGATGAAAAAGAAGAGACTGTTAAAAACCGTTcgaagagaaagaaaatggagAGAATCTCGTATAGAAGTAGTGAGGGAGGATCAATCTCCATCAATTCTAATAAAGATTATGTTGCTCAGTCTTCTTCATGCATAGCTGATTCTGTTTCTAATGGTGGAAGTGAACAAGTATTTATCAAAGTAGTGTAA